tgatgggtggcggggtcttgttgtgtggtgatgggtggtggggtcttgttgtgtggtgatgggtggcggggtcttgttgtgtgggtgatgggtggcggggtcttgttgtgtggtgatgggtggcggagtcttgttgtgtggtgatgggtggcggggtcttgttgtgtggtgatgggtggcggggtcttgttgtgtggtgatgggtggcggggtcttgttgtgtggtgatgggtggcggggtcttgttgtgtggtgatgggtggtggggtcttgttgtgtggtgatgggtggcggggtcttgttgtgtgggtgatgggtggcggggtcttgttgtgtggtgatgggtggcggagtcttgttgtgtggtgatgggtggcggggtcttgttgtgtgggtgatgggtggcaCAGTCtcctgttgtgtggtgatgggtggcgctGTCGCTTGGGGACGTAGACCAAAGAAATTTTTTGAGTCAATAAGATACGTCTCAAGAGGATAGAGCCGCTTAGGCTATTTCTTCTTTCCTCTCGTTGAGATATTCGGTTCCGGATGGGTCGTCTCCTCTTCCCTCTTACTCTGGGCTTGATTTGTAGTCGTCGTGCTTCTGGTTGATgggctggttgaccagaccatcaacccgGAGATCTGgtcagggaccgggccgcggggaccgtgACCCCCGGAATCAATACAAGGTAAGGTATGTCAaacaaaacatgtgtatggggcaagtaacaaaatcagcagactaacagacgttgtcacagctgGAATAAGACtttgctacaagtatctctggcagttaggCTTGTATAggaatctagatgaagtaaagtgtaaagtgtgtgggcgAAGACAAGGACACACACTTGAGTATGTTATCTTGGACtgaagtaaaattgagccatttagtgaTACGTCTAAACTCACGTCGTATGATCAGGCAACTTATCTTGTTACcaaggataaattacctgaaatccttgcactgtatccatatttcgcttccagtagataaccgACATattagattaagaaacaagtagtgtattgtgaagactaataataaacagtagCTCTATGACTCTTCTTCCCTTCATTTTGGGTTTATCCTCTCGATGACTGCACTAGTGCAGATGTTGGGAGACGCCTTTATGTTgaggattgaaattgaaattgaaataagtttattgaggtaaaatacacacaaagggatgaggtagctcaagctattctcatcccgttcagtacatcctgttaatacatacatacacacacatcacaaacaataaacatattgccgaacattctgagagataaatatatacattcctcctttacacaagtaatgttgaggatgatcggagtttcaaaagtgcttgttgcgttgtgctgtagatagaggaacggtaattaaaacagaggtgtgtgttgtagggagacttaccgcaccgtagggcggtgtgttgtgtttatggcgtcagctgatccatggtgctgcgacgaggcagttgttttctgtgtttagctgttggtggcgccaggtatatatgtggcgcgggtcagatgtgacccaatttgttggtcgactgcagatatttagccagtgctttgactatttggtatttttcttgtaacgagtggtcaccgcctcctaatatatcctcgtggtaaagggtattttaagtgcgataaagacttgtttgaaatttactctggcactgtgATGTGggaagcagtgaaggagatagtgttcgactgtttcaggcacctgacagtgagtacagagttcgttgatgtctgttctgtacttagagctgtgtgctgctagtttggttaTCAGGGACCATATACAATCCcaaccttaatctggtcatcgttacatcaatttctctgcttttatatctgacatgtttccaagtttcccatttctttttaatggacccatagtgcaaaggtgagcatCACGTTTAACAGTTTGTTGCAAAATCTTgggagatggtatctttgaaggctcctttacgtgcaacatggggaattggatgacgggtaaggtgaggcgtgtcgtgcatcgctttggctagttggtctactagttcattatggagaataccacaatgtgctgggacccattggatagaggtgtcataaccgttcaattgatgtttgtgaagaagttgaagacatgggtagacaatctccttgcacgtttttgaagagtacgtaattgcttgaatcgcactcttggagtcactgcagattgtatatatcccaactggtaatgttgtgattatttggagggcttgatataaggcatatcATTCCGCTGTGAcaatagatagttggtttggtaaccgccatccctgctggaGATGGTATTGTGGTAcccatacagcgctagtgaccgagggtacgttgttcatgaggATGCGAGACCCAGCTGTgtaaatcgctgtggtatttgggtaacAATTTCTCATTGTTGAGGTAAAGACTGCGGCTATGGCTGAGTctggtgcagactttggaatgttgtcttcgagttgtattgatGTAGTGGagctggtggctgagcggacagaacactggacgcgtgatcctgtggtcccgtgttcgatcccgggcgtcggagaaacaatgggcagtttctttcaccctgatgcccctgttacctagcagtaaataagtacctgggagtcagtcagCTATCacatgctgcttcctggggatggaggcctggtcaaggaccgggccgcggggacactaagccccgaaatcatctcaagataacctcaagaagatgtacTAGGAattgtataaagccaaggtggaatagAGGAGACAGGAAGTTGGGTTTCAgagttttggagtagagagagagagagagagagagagagagagagagagagagagagagagagagagagagagagagagagagagagagagagagagagagagagagagagaggtctatattgagattataaataagagctgcctaatatgggccaataggccttctgcagtttcctttgttcttatgttctttcttgtagcccgtgtgaggagaGGTTGCGAGTGATTGTTGGGgaagcgggggttatgtgggttaactgttgggctAATTGTTCATCTGTATGAGCGTGTCTgatgagcagtggtacagagtgacagatagttggcacacattatgtctcgtctggtggctaggcttgtgaggcccgGTTTCCCCGTAAAGTCCCAAGATAGGAGTGGAACacattgcgccacatataagtcgcatggcctTGTTTTGTATGACctctaggctctgtaggttagtaggcgcagccgacgcatatgcttggcaacaatagtccTTTGAGCTAccacatccctttgtgtgtattttacctcaataaacttatttcaatttcagtttcaatttctagttggctgcgaatgttggttgtatagaaacggagcaagattttatggtgtgctccccagatggtgccagtgagggctttaagtatGGCGAGGCGGGGTTGAGTCGTCTGTTTAAGATGTTGAATGTGTGCCTCCCATGTAAGTAAGAAGGAGTCTAAGTGCATGCCGAGGTATTgatgttctcgtacgtgttggatgggagtattgtgagggtgggtagatgaaaTACTCTTTTTTTGTAGTGAAAATCTGATAACAGGTTTTGGTAGATGATGCCAttgatgtataatgacttacggtAAATATGAAGCTCTTGAAATATATCGTTCTCTGTAACTAGTTGACATTATAACGATAAGGTTGGCAGAATAGATGTATTTGTTAATGTGATAATCTCcgctgaggtctgataaagacctttacaGTAGCCCTTTAATGCCATTTGTAGTCCTTAttgtgcgctaccgctcacaggatgagcatagggttcacaataaactaccgctcacaggatgagcatagggtaaacaataaactaccgctcacaggatgagtatagggtgaacaataaactaccgctcacaggatgagtatagggtgaacaataaactaccgctcacaggatgagcatagggtgaacaataaactaccgctcacaggatgagtatagggtaaacaataaactaccgctcacaggatgagtatgggtaaaCAATAAACTACCCCTAACGGTCGTCAGATGAGTCCTGTGGTCGTCGGGTGAGTCCTGTGGTCGTCGGGTGAGTCTTGCGGTCGTCGGATGAGTCCTGCGGTCGTCGGGTGAGTCCTGCGGTCGTCGGATGAGTCCAGCGGTCGTCGGGTGAGTCCAGCGGTCGTCGGGTGAGTCCAACGGTCGTCGGGTGAGTCAAGTGGTGATCGGGTGAGTCCTGTGGTCGTCGGGTGAGTCCTGAGGTCGTCGAGTGAGTTCTGTGGTCGTTGGGTGAGTCCTGTGGTCGTCGGATGAGTCCAGCGGTCGTCGGGTGAGTCCTGAGGTCGTCGAGTGAGTTCTGTGGTCGTTGGATGAGTCCAGTGGTCGTCGGGTGAGTCCTGTGGTCGTCGGGTGAGTCCTGCAGTCGTCGGGTGAGTCCAGCGGTCGTCGGATGAGTCCAACGGGCGTCGGGTGAGTCCAGCGGTCGTCAGATGAGTCCTGTTCTCGTCGGGTGAGTCCAGCGGTCGTCGGGTGAGTCCTGTAGTCGTCGGGTGAGTCCAGCGGTCGTCGGATGAGTCCAACGGGCGTAGGGGTGAGTCCTGTGGTCGTCGGGTGAGTCCAACGGTCGTCGGGTGAGTCCAACGGTCGTCGGGTGAGTCCTGCGGTCGTCAGGAGAGTCCTGCGGTCGTCGGGGTGAGTCCTGTGGTCGTCAGATGAGTCCAACGGGCGTCGGGGTGAGCCCAGTGGTCGTCGGGTGAGTCCTGCGGTCGTCAGATGAGTCCAGCAGGCGTCGGGGTGAGCCCAGCGGTCGTCGGGTGAGTCCTGTGGTCGTCGGGTGAGTTCTGCGGTCGTCGCGTGAATCCTGCGGTCGTCGGGTGAGTCCTGCTGTGGTCGTCGGGTGAGTCCTGTAGTCGTCGGATGAGTCCTGCGGTCGTCGGGTGAGTCCTGCGGTCGTCGGGTGAGTCCTGAGGTCGTCGGGTGAGTCCTGCTGCGGTCGTCGGGTGAGTCCTGTAGTCGTCGGGAGAGTCCAGCGGTCGTCAGGTGAGTCCTGTGGTCGTCGGGTGAGTCTTGCGGTCGTCGGGTAAGTCCTGTGGTCGTCGGGGTGAGTCCTGAGGTCGTCGGGTGAGTCCTGTGGTCATCGGGTGAGTCCTGCGGTCGTCGGATGAGTCCTGCGGGCGTCGAGTGAGTCCAACGGTCGTCGGGTGAGTTCTGTGGTCGTCGCGTGAGTCCATCGGGCATCGGGTGAGTTTTGCGGTCGTCGGGGTGAGTCCTATGGTCGTCGGGTGAGTCCTGCGGTCGTCGGGTGAGTCCTGCTGTCGTCGGGTGAGTCCTGCGGTCGTCGGGTGAGTCCTGCGGTCGTCGGGTGAGTCTTGCGGTCGTCGGGGTGAGTCCTGCGGTCGTCGGAGTGAGTCCTGTGGTCGTCGGGTGAGTCTTGCAGTCGTCGGAGTGCGTCCTGTGGTCGTCGGGTGAGTCCAACGGTCGTCGGGTGAGTCTTGCGGTCGTCGGGGAGAGTACTGCGGTCGTCGGGTGAGTCCTGTGGACATCGGGATGAGTCCAGCGGTCGTCGGGTGAGTCCAGAGGTCGTCGGGGTAAGTGGGGTCGGGGAGGCAGAGTCTCATCAGCAATTGATTATCTCTGCTTCGAGGTGCtgcgtgagcaggaactggggcatgatcACCCAACCTacttcaccgaatgcccagttatcagaccattcagacccgttggtgtGAGGTACcttgagctttgcaattactttattcactctcgtgttcttgatggTATCCTCATAATGCAGCATGATGTCGTgttcttgatgatatcctcataatgcagcaTGATGTCGTGTTCTTGATGATACCCTCATAATGCAGTCATGTGATAtgtagtctgccagtgcagactacatatcacatgactctgtatgactaaccatcctgtgtgatggggattttagcatcacgtagctagctttttgacacactgtactcccctactTATAGTCTGGGGTTGCTGcactgatactgttcttaaaagatttccccattttgcacccgcaagataacgtaagattttaagggttgatagatgttaatcttcttgtttgaggagctgttcact
The genomic region above belongs to Procambarus clarkii isolate CNS0578487 chromosome 33, FALCON_Pclarkii_2.0, whole genome shotgun sequence and contains:
- the LOC138370802 gene encoding mucin-5AC-like yields the protein MLHYEDTIKNTRVNKVIAKLKVPHTNGSEWTHPTTAVLSPTTARLTRRPLDSPDDHRTHSDDCKTHPTTTGLTPTTAGLTPTTARLTRRPQDSPDDRRTHPTTAGLTRRPQDSPDDHRTHPDDRKTHPMPDGLTRRPQNSPDDRWTHSTPAGLIRRPQDSPDDHRTHPTTSGLTPTTTGLTRRPQDSPDDHRTHLTTAGLSRRLQDSPDDRSRTHPTTSGLTRRPQDSPDDRRTHPTTTGLTRRPQQDSPDDRRIHATTAELTRRPQDSPDDRWAHPDACWTHLTTAGLTRRPLGSPRRPLDSSDDHRTHPDDRRTLLTTAGLTRRPLDSPDDRWTHPTTTGLTPTPVGLIRRPLDSPDDYRTHPTTAGLTRREQDSSDDRWTHPTPVGLIRRPLDSPDDCRTHPTTTGLTRRPLDSSNDHRTHSTTSGLTRRPLDSSDDHRTHPTTTELTRRPQDSPDDHRTHPITT